A section of the Campylobacter porcelli genome encodes:
- the dnaE gene encoding DNA polymerase III subunit alpha: MSLDFTHLHLHTEYSLLDGANKIKTLAKRLKEINIKSCAITDHGNMFGAIEFYKGMKAEGIKPIIGLEAYIHNSDDIASKESRYRFHLCLFAKDEIGYQNLMYLSSMSYIKGYYYYPRINKKLLREHSQGLVCSSACLAGEVNFHLNLSERNIKRGAGGYEAAKAAALEYKDIFGDDFYLEIMRHGIFDQQRIDSDIIRLSKETGIKLIATNDAHYTNKDSAIAQKIFVYISANKNFDESVREQVLSEFYAKSPEQMSEIFADIPEVVSNTQEIVNKCNLEIKLGNATPPNFKFTQEYAKNRDLPLPNPDMEYDLDNDGVLFEYECKEGLKKRLEFIDPSKHQIYKDRLELEISTIKNMKFPGYMLIVADFINEAKKRGIPVGPGRGSAAGSLVAYALRITDLDPIPYNLLFERFLNPERISMPDIDVDFCQNRRGEVIDYVIQKYGQYNVAQVATFGKLLAKGVIRDVARVMGMPYAEADAMAKLIPDELGIALQGYTNKKGEFEPGAFEKEPKIGELIQNNELARSVWKYACELEGLNRNPGMHAAGIVISNEELWKKAPLWRQSNAEDGHYVTQYAKDYLEEVDLIKFDFLGLKTLTVIDNAIKLVKARFNQDILWEKIDFNDPKTYETIQSGNTLGIFQIESSGMQKLAAKLRPDCFEDVIAMIALYRPGPLNSGMVDDFIDIKHGKKSVEYAFDALRPILEPTYGVIVYQEQVMQVVQTVGGFSLGGADLVRRAMSKKKEDEMLRLKTQYLDGASKNGFDRDKADVLFELIMKFAEYGFNKSHSAAYALITFQTAYLKTYYPAEFMAALLTSEENNADKITKYIEEIRRLNIELLPPSVSKSKSEFSVINSDGNDAIIYGLGAIKGVGGSAVDDIIAFRETGLDSLEDLVSKSDCTAVNKRVYEALIKSGALDEFGYSRKTLMQNLEYITDQSKKSSDIKREAEFSLFGDDESMNNIKLSLNLAQDEFSQRELLGFEQEFLGVYISGHPLDEFRSSIEAISHTNSSEFDSIDDGSEIIVIGKIEDISVKITKSGNKMGIIAILDMQGSMEATVFSHMQKIEALPKDELNKPLVFKMLLNKDEQQIRLKVNEIYTLEEAQNTKITLKSSKITAEEISENKEYFDSIKHSSIVDILKSAKGGEHLIIAKINNISIKDTKSGGKMAVLSVADKSSNADMFAFDVACMQASEISDTSRLYALKITPPRDANSKMIINQIIDIDEAKNGDIALRNAPKKRAQKQDEVEKEPSFNIVGKLEIDLKLSSLNRSKINQIYELASRYNATNGNKKSLILRVVDENRAQIMQFVTEFSVTDEFQNELNTLLAG; encoded by the coding sequence ATGAGCTTGGATTTTACCCATTTGCATTTGCATACCGAATACTCTTTATTAGATGGTGCTAATAAGATTAAAACCTTAGCCAAACGATTAAAAGAGATAAATATCAAATCTTGTGCTATTACCGACCACGGAAATATGTTTGGTGCGATTGAGTTTTATAAGGGTATGAAGGCTGAAGGGATAAAGCCAATTATCGGACTTGAGGCATATATACACAATAGCGATGATATAGCCTCTAAAGAGAGTAGATATAGATTTCACCTTTGCTTATTTGCTAAAGATGAGATAGGCTATCAAAATTTAATGTATCTAAGCTCAATGAGCTATATAAAGGGATATTACTACTATCCAAGGATAAATAAAAAGCTTTTAAGAGAGCATAGTCAGGGGTTAGTTTGTAGCTCAGCGTGCTTAGCTGGAGAGGTAAATTTCCATCTAAATTTAAGTGAGAGAAATATCAAAAGAGGCGCTGGTGGATATGAAGCTGCCAAGGCTGCAGCACTAGAGTATAAAGATATATTTGGCGATGATTTTTATCTTGAAATTATGCGTCATGGGATATTTGACCAGCAACGAATAGATAGCGATATTATCAGATTATCCAAAGAAACAGGCATAAAACTAATCGCCACAAATGACGCTCACTACACCAATAAAGATAGCGCCATAGCTCAAAAAATCTTTGTCTATATCTCAGCGAATAAAAATTTTGATGAGAGTGTAAGAGAGCAAGTTTTGAGCGAATTTTATGCTAAATCTCCTGAGCAGATGAGCGAGATTTTTGCTGATATTCCAGAGGTTGTATCCAACACTCAAGAGATAGTAAATAAGTGTAATTTGGAGATAAAATTAGGCAATGCCACTCCGCCAAATTTCAAATTTACCCAAGAATACGCTAAAAATAGAGATCTACCATTGCCAAATCCAGATATGGAGTATGATTTGGATAATGATGGGGTTTTGTTTGAGTATGAGTGTAAAGAGGGGCTTAAGAAGCGTTTAGAGTTTATTGATCCTAGCAAACATCAAATTTACAAAGATAGGCTTGAGCTAGAGATTTCAACTATTAAAAATATGAAATTCCCGGGCTACATGCTAATCGTGGCTGATTTTATCAATGAGGCTAAAAAGCGTGGCATTCCAGTAGGCCCTGGGCGTGGCTCAGCAGCTGGAAGCTTGGTGGCTTATGCGCTTCGCATTACTGACCTTGATCCAATCCCATATAATTTGCTATTTGAGAGATTTTTAAATCCAGAGCGTATTAGTATGCCTGATATTGATGTGGATTTTTGTCAAAATCGCAGAGGTGAAGTTATTGATTATGTGATACAAAAGTATGGTCAGTATAATGTCGCTCAAGTGGCTACTTTTGGTAAGCTTTTAGCCAAAGGCGTTATAAGAGATGTGGCTAGAGTAATGGGTATGCCATATGCTGAAGCTGATGCGATGGCAAAGCTCATTCCAGACGAGCTAGGTATTGCCTTACAAGGCTATACTAATAAAAAGGGTGAATTTGAGCCTGGAGCATTTGAAAAAGAGCCTAAAATAGGGGAGTTAATACAAAACAACGAGCTAGCAAGAAGCGTGTGGAAGTATGCTTGCGAGCTTGAAGGGTTAAATAGAAACCCAGGTATGCACGCTGCTGGTATCGTAATTAGCAATGAAGAATTATGGAAAAAAGCCCCACTATGGAGACAAAGCAACGCTGAAGATGGTCATTATGTAACGCAGTATGCCAAGGACTATCTTGAAGAGGTGGATCTAATCAAATTTGACTTTTTAGGGCTTAAAACTTTAACCGTAATCGACAATGCAATTAAGCTAGTCAAAGCTAGATTTAATCAAGATATATTGTGGGAAAAGATCGATTTTAACGACCCTAAAACCTATGAAACCATACAAAGTGGCAATACCCTTGGAATTTTCCAAATAGAATCAAGTGGTATGCAAAAGCTAGCTGCAAAGCTAAGACCAGACTGCTTTGAAGATGTTATTGCTATGATTGCTCTTTATCGCCCAGGGCCTTTAAATTCAGGAATGGTGGATGATTTTATAGATATTAAACATGGCAAAAAGAGTGTAGAATACGCCTTTGATGCCTTGCGACCGATACTAGAGCCTACATATGGGGTTATAGTCTATCAAGAGCAAGTTATGCAAGTAGTTCAAACCGTGGGTGGATTTAGCCTTGGTGGAGCGGATTTAGTGCGTAGGGCTATGAGTAAGAAAAAAGAAGATGAGATGCTAAGGCTAAAAACTCAGTATCTAGATGGTGCTTCTAAAAATGGATTTGATAGGGATAAGGCTGATGTGCTTTTTGAGTTGATTATGAAATTTGCAGAGTATGGGTTTAATAAATCCCACTCAGCAGCTTACGCACTTATCACATTCCAAACGGCATATTTAAAGACATATTATCCGGCTGAATTTATGGCAGCTCTTCTTACTAGTGAAGAGAATAACGCTGATAAAATCACTAAATATATAGAGGAGATTCGCCGTTTAAATATCGAGCTACTTCCCCCTAGCGTTAGCAAGAGCAAAAGTGAATTTAGCGTTATTAATAGTGATGGTAATGACGCTATTATCTATGGTCTAGGAGCCATTAAGGGTGTTGGTGGCTCAGCGGTTGATGATATTATAGCATTTAGAGAAACCGGATTAGATAGCTTAGAAGATTTAGTATCTAAAAGCGATTGCACCGCTGTAAATAAGCGTGTTTATGAGGCACTCATAAAATCGGGTGCTTTAGATGAATTTGGCTATTCTAGAAAGACCTTAATGCAAAATCTTGAGTATATAACAGACCAATCTAAAAAAAGCTCTGATATTAAAAGAGAGGCTGAGTTTTCACTATTTGGCGATGATGAGAGTATGAATAATATAAAGCTAAGCTTAAATTTAGCTCAAGATGAATTTAGCCAAAGGGAGCTTTTAGGCTTTGAACAGGAGTTTTTAGGCGTTTATATTAGCGGACATCCGCTTGATGAGTTTAGAAGTAGTATTGAAGCGATTTCGCATACGAATTCATCAGAATTTGATAGCATTGATGATGGAAGTGAGATTATCGTTATAGGTAAGATTGAAGATATATCTGTAAAGATAACTAAATCTGGCAATAAAATGGGTATAATCGCCATTCTTGATATGCAAGGAAGTATGGAAGCAACGGTGTTTTCTCATATGCAAAAGATCGAAGCCTTGCCAAAAGATGAGCTAAATAAACCACTTGTATTTAAAATGCTTTTAAATAAAGATGAGCAACAAATCAGACTAAAAGTAAATGAAATTTACACCCTTGAAGAGGCACAAAACACTAAAATAACGCTAAAATCTAGCAAAATCACTGCTGAAGAGATAAGTGAGAATAAAGAGTATTTTGATAGCATTAAGCACTCTAGTATCGTGGATATATTAAAAAGTGCTAAAGGTGGTGAGCACCTTATAATTGCTAAGATAAATAATATCTCTATTAAGGATACTAAATCTGGCGGCAAAATGGCGGTGCTAAGCGTAGCAGATAAAAGCTCAAATGCCGATATGTTCGCCTTTGATGTGGCGTGTATGCAAGCTAGTGAGATAAGCGATACAAGTAGATTATATGCGTTAAAAATCACGCCACCAAGAGATGCGAATTCTAAGATGATTATAAATCAAATAATCGATATAGATGAGGCAAAAAATGGAGATATAGCCCTTAGAAACGCACCAAAAAAGAGAGCTCAAAAGCAAGACGAGGTAGAAAAAGAGCCTAGCTTTAATATAGTTGGCAAGCTAGAGATTGATTTGAAATTAAGCAGTTTAAATAGGAGTAAAATTAATCAAATTTATGAATTAGCTAGTAGATATAATGCTACAAATGGGAATAAAAAGAGCTTGATTTTAAGGGTTGTGGATGAAAATAGGGCTCAGATTATGCAGTTTGTAACTGAATTTAGCGTAACTGATGAATTTCAAAATGAGCTAAATACTCTTTTGGCTGGGTAG
- a CDS encoding type II secretion system F family protein, producing the protein MKKFIAKVIINNCAQTRTIRAANLQNAKDILSKDGTIVAIKESAEFRLNLRFRQVDERILAIYIKELSTLLEAGVSVLDAFNSVAKGCDNARLRGILRDICADLNAGMSLEQALKEHKSDLGLISLAMFSLGQNSGKLSNSLAILSSMLQEIAVNRAKFKKAIRYPAIALFSLIIAFNILIAMVIPSFQGVFDSLGGELPMATRAILWVEFVIKNYGFWLILGLIFSIFLWGYFYKFSHKFRVKFDAFILKIPLIKSVILHSSLAKFNLILSKLINAAMPIERALEVANGVIENRYIKAKFNQAIKDICHGNPLSSSFKNTSLYENIAIEMIKAGEKSGAIDEMFGYISSYYKQKYDWLIDNLSAYLEPILLVVVSMAVLLLGLGIFMPLWELSNRALVY; encoded by the coding sequence ATGAAAAAATTTATAGCTAAGGTTATCATAAATAATTGCGCTCAAACTCGCACTATAAGGGCTGCAAATTTACAAAATGCTAAGGATATTTTATCTAAAGATGGGACGATTGTAGCTATTAAAGAGAGTGCGGAATTTAGATTAAATTTAAGATTTAGGCAAGTTGATGAGAGAATTTTAGCTATTTATATTAAAGAGCTTAGCACGCTTTTAGAAGCTGGGGTGAGTGTGCTTGATGCTTTTAATAGCGTAGCAAAGGGGTGCGATAATGCTAGGCTTAGGGGTATTTTAAGGGATATTTGTGCTGATTTAAATGCTGGAATGAGCCTAGAGCAAGCATTAAAGGAGCATAAAAGCGATCTTGGTTTGATTAGCTTAGCTATGTTTTCTTTAGGGCAAAATAGCGGCAAACTCTCAAATTCCCTAGCTATTCTTAGTTCAATGCTACAAGAGATCGCTGTAAATAGAGCTAAATTCAAAAAAGCCATTAGATACCCTGCCATTGCTCTATTTAGTTTAATTATCGCTTTTAATATCTTAATTGCTATGGTTATACCATCATTTCAAGGCGTTTTTGACTCTTTGGGCGGGGAGCTTCCTATGGCTACTAGAGCGATTTTGTGGGTGGAATTTGTGATAAAAAATTATGGATTTTGGCTTATTTTAGGGCTTATTTTCTCTATTTTTTTGTGGGGCTATTTTTATAAATTTAGCCATAAATTTAGAGTTAAATTTGATGCTTTTATACTTAAAATTCCATTGATTAAAAGTGTGATTTTACATAGTTCTTTGGCTAAATTTAATCTGATTTTATCTAAGCTTATTAACGCCGCAATGCCAATAGAAAGAGCCTTAGAAGTTGCAAATGGTGTAATAGAAAATAGATATATTAAGGCTAAATTTAACCAAGCCATTAAAGATATTTGTCATGGCAATCCATTAAGCTCATCTTTTAAAAACACATCTTTATACGAAAATATCGCCATAGAGATGATAAAAGCAGGAGAAAAAAGCGGTGCTATAGATGAGATGTTTGGCTATATCTCAAGCTATTATAAGCAAAAGTATGACTGGCTTATTGATAATCTTAGTGCATATTTAGAGCCGATCTTGCTTGTGGTGGTATCAATGGCGGTTTTACTACTAGGACTTGGGATATTTATGCCGCTTTGGGAGCTATCTAATAGGGCTTTGGTATATTAG
- the mshL gene encoding pilus (MSHA type) biogenesis protein MshL: MKYINIILIILAINLNANECRDKRLDMSLKPSITSYEILTQLADICKFSIVLSDANTTKILKTPTTMISISRLSLDEIIKIIANSNALSYEFKDNILNFSFIQTKTFKMDYIISSRYGQAITKASVDSAPIEINSQNSSSQNYDENSQENIIKTTEKFDFWQDLATQLKSILNSHNDPYIATTPIINRAAGLIHITGTANQLKRAKEYLDLLSLRLKRQVLIDVKIISVELDNSYTKGVDWSKFELGFSSYLDDGTPSRLSFHKGTTQNPAQSLRGISGGFIIGGNLRLSLDGVLNFLNSNGKTHIVSSPKIMTMNNQQALISVGDNINYRIAEDITNNETSQITKTTYKQHSVFIGILLNLLPEISDNDRIMLRINPSLSSFKYSADDIKQTLPRVIAPDTMQKKLSTVVEVASGDSIILGGLIAKTLSNEINKVPLLGDIPLLGYLFKSDTQIDKKNELIFIITPTIINDPLPLKDLGYEAL; encoded by the coding sequence TTGAAGTATATTAATATAATTTTAATTATCTTAGCTATAAATTTAAATGCCAATGAATGTAGGGATAAGAGGCTTGATATGAGCCTAAAGCCATCTATAACCTCATATGAGATTTTAACCCAATTGGCTGATATTTGTAAATTTAGCATTGTTTTAAGCGACGCAAATACCACAAAAATATTAAAAACCCCTACAACAATGATTAGCATTTCACGCCTTAGCCTTGATGAGATTATAAAGATAATAGCTAATTCCAACGCTCTTAGCTATGAATTTAAAGATAATATTTTAAATTTCTCATTTATCCAGACCAAAACTTTTAAAATGGATTATATAATCTCATCAAGATATGGTCAAGCCATCACCAAAGCCTCAGTAGATTCTGCTCCTATTGAGATTAACTCTCAAAACAGTAGTAGTCAAAATTACGATGAAAATAGTCAAGAAAATATCATTAAAACTACAGAGAAATTTGACTTTTGGCAAGATTTAGCCACCCAGCTTAAATCCATCTTAAATAGCCACAACGATCCATATATAGCCACAACTCCTATCATAAACAGAGCCGCCGGATTAATCCATATCACCGGCACTGCTAATCAGCTCAAAAGAGCCAAAGAGTATCTAGACCTACTCTCATTAAGATTGAAAAGACAGGTCTTAATCGATGTTAAGATCATATCTGTAGAGCTAGATAATAGCTATACAAAGGGGGTTGATTGGAGTAAATTTGAGCTTGGATTTAGTAGCTATTTAGATGATGGAACTCCATCTAGATTAAGCTTTCATAAAGGCACTACGCAAAATCCCGCCCAGAGCCTAAGGGGTATATCTGGTGGATTTATAATTGGCGGGAATTTGCGCTTAAGCCTAGATGGAGTGCTAAATTTCTTAAATAGCAATGGCAAAACCCACATAGTCTCAAGTCCGAAAATTATGACTATGAATAACCAACAAGCCCTAATCTCTGTAGGCGATAATATAAATTATAGAATCGCTGAAGATATAACCAATAACGAAACTAGCCAAATCACCAAAACGACTTATAAACAGCACTCTGTTTTTATAGGAATTTTGCTAAATTTACTCCCTGAAATTAGCGATAATGATCGAATAATGTTAAGGATAAATCCTAGCTTAAGCAGTTTTAAATACTCAGCTGATGATATTAAGCAGACCTTGCCTAGAGTAATTGCCCCTGATACAATGCAAAAGAAGCTCTCTACCGTGGTTGAAGTAGCCAGTGGCGATAGCATAATCTTAGGCGGATTAATCGCTAAAACTCTAAGCAATGAGATAAATAAGGTGCCGCTTTTAGGCGATATCCCCTTGCTTGGATATTTATTTAAAAGCGATACGCAAATAGATAAGAAAAATGAGCTAATATTCATCATCACCCCAACTATAATCAATGACCCACTACCATTAAAAGATTTAGGATATGAAGCTTTATGA
- a CDS encoding PAS domain-containing protein has protein sequence MSSNMLYNHQKEIGDEAFITTKTDLKGRITYANRYFLDIVNAKNSDLIGKNHNVVRHLDMPKYVFKLLWERIKKKEEIFAFVKNATFDGGYYWVFANVTSSLDENGNIIGYYSVRRKANPKAVEKIIPIYQKMLELEKMGGGMESSQRYIADLLATHNTTYDRFINELQRG, from the coding sequence ATGAGTAGCAATATGCTATACAATCATCAAAAAGAGATAGGCGATGAAGCCTTTATCACTACCAAAACTGATCTAAAAGGTCGCATTACTTATGCTAATAGATATTTTTTAGATATTGTCAATGCTAAAAATTCAGATCTAATAGGCAAAAACCACAATGTAGTTCGCCATCTAGATATGCCAAAGTATGTATTTAAGCTGCTTTGGGAGAGAATAAAGAAAAAAGAGGAGATTTTCGCTTTTGTTAAGAATGCTACATTTGATGGTGGATATTACTGGGTTTTTGCTAATGTAACAAGCTCTTTAGATGAAAATGGTAATATAATTGGCTACTACTCAGTGCGTCGCAAGGCTAACCCAAAAGCCGTAGAGAAGATAATACCAATATATCAAAAAATGCTAGAGTTAGAGAAAATGGGGGGGGGTATGGAATCTAGCCAAAGGTATATAGCTGATTTGTTAGCTACGCACAATACAACTTACGATCGCTTTATTAATGAATTACAAAGAGGATAA
- a CDS encoding GspE/PulE family protein has translation MNEIISNLQNSAITPSQAAKDLGISQDEFCEILSSKFGYEVADMELVDYSLADSLPLDMIIKFEILPIKFELNCVHIATKNPFDIAIISKLRNIYKDKIIKLLIAPPSKLDKKLAKIALYYGLNSIILQVRAQINSKDSSDDSAVLKLIDRILISAIELGSSDIHIEPSGSGAIVRVRIDGVLCELFEFDGDIYNTLIGRIKLLANLDIAEHKKPQDGRFTYSIDDRDIDFRISVLPVIGGQSVVLRILDTHKMIVDLQNLGLNEINLNLLKKSISKSYGMILVTGPTGSGKTTTIYSALNELKGKTKKIITIEEPIEYQMGYLQQVAVGDRAGVSFETALRAALRQDPDIIMIGEIRDHQSLRTAIGAALTGHLVLSTLHTNNAISAIDRMIDMGLERYLISGAVVAIMAQRLARKLCQHCKERVENNRYKARGCAHCVGTGYSGRVIISEILQITPNLASLIAKATPSSVILDEAIKEGFVPMSDSGFKLVESGVTSLEELLSLIR, from the coding sequence ATGAATGAGATTATATCTAATCTACAAAATAGCGCCATCACACCTAGCCAAGCGGCCAAAGATTTAGGCATTAGCCAAGATGAATTTTGTGAAATTTTAAGCAGTAAATTTGGCTATGAAGTGGCTGATATGGAGCTTGTAGATTACTCTTTGGCTGATAGTTTGCCACTTGATATGATTATTAAATTTGAGATTTTGCCTATTAAATTTGAGCTAAACTGCGTCCATATAGCTACAAAAAACCCATTTGATATAGCTATAATCTCAAAGCTTAGAAATATCTACAAAGATAAAATCATAAAGCTACTAATCGCCCCACCATCTAAGCTAGATAAGAAATTAGCCAAGATAGCTTTATATTATGGTTTAAATAGCATAATCTTACAAGTTAGAGCCCAGATAAACTCCAAAGACTCAAGCGATGATAGTGCGGTTTTAAAGCTAATTGATAGAATTTTAATAAGCGCTATAGAGCTAGGCTCAAGCGATATTCATATCGAGCCAAGCGGGAGTGGGGCTATCGTTAGAGTTCGAATTGATGGTGTTTTGTGCGAGTTATTTGAGTTTGATGGTGATATATATAATACCTTAATTGGCAGGATAAAACTACTAGCGAATTTAGATATCGCCGAGCATAAAAAGCCCCAAGATGGCAGATTTACCTATAGTATAGATGATCGAGATATTGATTTTAGGATCTCTGTTTTGCCAGTTATAGGCGGTCAAAGTGTGGTGCTTAGGATACTTGATACTCATAAGATGATTGTAGATTTACAAAATTTGGGTTTAAATGAGATAAATTTAAATTTACTCAAAAAATCAATATCCAAAAGCTATGGAATGATATTAGTTACTGGCCCTACAGGAAGTGGCAAGACAACTACTATATATTCAGCATTAAATGAGCTAAAAGGCAAAACCAAAAAGATAATCACAATAGAAGAGCCCATAGAGTATCAGATGGGCTATTTACAGCAAGTTGCAGTAGGCGATAGGGCTGGTGTTAGCTTTGAAACTGCGCTTAGAGCAGCACTCCGCCAAGATCCAGATATAATAATGATAGGAGAGATTAGAGATCATCAAAGCCTTCGCACCGCTATAGGAGCAGCACTTACAGGGCATTTGGTTTTATCAACCTTACATACAAATAACGCTATAAGTGCTATAGATAGAATGATAGATATGGGGCTTGAGCGTTATTTGATTAGCGGTGCGGTGGTGGCCATAATGGCTCAACGATTAGCTAGAAAACTTTGCCAACATTGTAAAGAAAGGGTTGAAAATAATCGCTATAAGGCTCGTGGTTGCGCTCATTGTGTGGGAACTGGATATAGTGGAAGAGTGATAATTAGCGAAATTTTACAAATCACTCCAAATTTAGCCTCTTTAATAGCCAAAGCCACGCCAAGTAGCGTGATTTTAGATGAGGCCATAAAAGAGGGCTTTGTCCCTATGTCTGATAGTGGCTTTAAGCTAGTAGAAAGTGGCGTAACTAGCCTAGAAGAGCTCTTAAGCTTAATTAGATGA
- a CDS encoding anaerobic C4-dicarboxylate transporter — MDFVLILQIVVLLGAIFVGIRLGGIGIGYAGGIGVVILGLCLGMKPGAIPWDVILIIMSVIAAISAMQLAGGLDYLVQIAEKILRSNPKYINFLAPTVTYFLTILAGTGHTAFSMIPVIVEVAKEQNIKPSAPLSIAVVSSQIAITASPVSAAVVYMTGVLEPLGWSYPTLIGLWLVTTFAGCMLTALIITLFSNLDLSKDPVYQERLAQGLVKPSIGVQNKELKPGARLSVGIFLIGVLLVVLYATAISKVGGKPVLIENVVVPRDAAIMSFMLGVATFITIFCKIEVGKVADTSVFKSGMVACVCVLGVAWLGNTFVGGYTEEIKTLAGDWVKAVPSLLAVIFFFAAMLLYSQAATAKAITPVVIAALGISTTNPGDAYMLVASFAAVSALFVLPTYPTLLGAVQMDDTGSTRLGKYVFNHAFLIPGVLAIAFSVVFGFIASVLV; from the coding sequence ATGGATTTTGTATTAATTTTACAAATCGTGGTCTTACTAGGCGCTATCTTTGTAGGTATTCGCCTTGGTGGAATTGGTATTGGTTACGCTGGTGGTATCGGCGTTGTTATTTTAGGTCTTTGTCTTGGTATGAAGCCAGGAGCAATCCCTTGGGATGTTATCTTGATTATTATGAGCGTTATTGCCGCTATTTCAGCTATGCAACTTGCTGGCGGCTTGGATTATTTAGTTCAAATAGCAGAAAAAATCTTACGCTCAAATCCTAAATATATAAATTTCCTAGCTCCGACTGTTACATACTTTTTGACAATTCTAGCTGGGACAGGACATACGGCATTTTCTATGATACCAGTTATCGTTGAGGTTGCTAAAGAGCAAAATATCAAGCCTTCAGCTCCGCTATCAATCGCAGTTGTATCAAGCCAAATCGCAATTACAGCTAGTCCGGTTAGTGCGGCTGTTGTATATATGACTGGCGTGTTAGAGCCACTTGGTTGGAGCTATCCAACTTTGATTGGATTATGGCTAGTAACTACATTTGCTGGTTGTATGCTTACTGCTTTGATAATCACTCTATTTTCTAATCTTGATCTAAGCAAAGATCCAGTCTATCAAGAGCGTTTAGCTCAAGGTTTAGTCAAACCTTCAATAGGCGTTCAAAATAAAGAGCTAAAACCAGGTGCTAGACTATCTGTTGGTATATTTTTAATTGGCGTTTTACTAGTGGTTTTATACGCTACAGCGATCTCAAAAGTAGGCGGTAAGCCAGTTCTTATAGAAAATGTCGTGGTGCCTAGAGATGCTGCTATTATGAGCTTTATGCTTGGTGTGGCTACATTTATTACAATATTTTGTAAAATTGAAGTTGGCAAAGTAGCTGATACTAGCGTATTTAAATCGGGTATGGTAGCGTGCGTTTGTGTTCTTGGTGTTGCGTGGCTTGGAAATACATTTGTCGGTGGATATACAGAAGAGATCAAAACTCTAGCTGGAGATTGGGTTAAGGCTGTTCCTTCGCTACTTGCTGTTATATTCTTCTTTGCGGCTATGCTTTTATACTCTCAAGCAGCTACTGCTAAAGCTATCACTCCAGTGGTTATAGCAGCTCTTGGCATCAGCACTACTAATCCAGGCGATGCCTATATGCTAGTTGCATCTTTTGCTGCTGTTTCAGCACTGTTTGTATTGCCTACATATCCTACACTTCTTGGAGCGGTTCAAATGGACGATACAGGCTCTACAAGACTTGGTAAATATGTATTTAATCACGCCTTCTTAATCCCTGGTGTTTTAGCCATTGCTTTTTCTGTCGTATTTGGCTTTATCGCTTCTGTACTTGTGTAA